From Streptomyces sp. HUAS MG91, the proteins below share one genomic window:
- a CDS encoding S8 family serine peptidase, translating to MGFTRALRAVGAGAAAGALLFAAAPTASADQVRDGQWQLSAFSADKIWQVATGKGVTVAVIDDGVDASHPDLKGNVLPGKDFESGDNDASPEDGSSHGTSMAGDIAAHGHGANGGSGAKGLAPDAKILPLRDLGGNCFAQSIRYAVDHGAQVINISQGVSNCADERAVLEAISYANGHGAPVVISTGNEGENANDMLPVSYPGVVGVGAVASSGEVWGKSNYGKPVLLTAPGVEIVSPGTGSTGYTKAQGTSDSAAFVSGALALLKQKFPDLSAGQLVNRLVKSAGLPASAKNLTLPDEHYGYGYIQPLAALTRKIPAGSKNGPLKIDELNAAIGKDGGSASGSPAPESTSSAASADSDSGGLTPGVIIGIIVGALVVLAIIVVVVVRSRKKNGSGPPPPPGGGWGGGGQPGQPQYPAQQQYPGSYPQQAPPAPGSYPQAPPQPPYSQS from the coding sequence ATGGGCTTCACGCGAGCGCTGCGCGCGGTCGGCGCCGGGGCAGCGGCGGGAGCACTGCTCTTCGCGGCCGCGCCGACGGCGTCGGCGGATCAGGTCAGAGACGGCCAGTGGCAGCTTTCGGCCTTCTCCGCTGACAAGATCTGGCAGGTCGCGACTGGCAAGGGCGTTACGGTCGCCGTCATTGATGACGGTGTTGACGCAAGTCATCCCGATCTCAAGGGCAACGTTCTTCCGGGTAAGGACTTCGAGTCCGGAGATAACGACGCCTCGCCGGAGGACGGCAGCAGCCATGGGACGAGCATGGCGGGCGATATCGCGGCGCACGGCCATGGAGCAAATGGGGGCAGCGGGGCCAAGGGTTTGGCTCCCGACGCCAAGATTCTCCCGCTCCGCGATCTCGGAGGGAACTGTTTTGCACAGTCGATCCGGTATGCGGTCGACCATGGGGCCCAGGTCATCAATATTTCGCAAGGTGTGAGCAACTGCGCGGACGAGCGTGCAGTTCTTGAGGCCATTTCTTACGCCAATGGTCACGGGGCACCGGTCGTTATCTCAACTGGTAACGAGGGGGAGAACGCGAACGACATGCTGCCTGTCAGCTACCCCGGTGTGGTTGGGGTGGGGGCTGTGGCGAGTAGCGGAGAGGTTTGGGGCAAGTCGAACTACGGCAAGCCTGTACTTCTCACTGCCCCCGGTGTTGAGATCGTCAGCCCCGGTACGGGATCTACTGGGTATACGAAAGCACAGGGCACATCGGATTCCGCCGCCTTCGTCTCCGGCGCACTTGCCCTCCTCAAGCAGAAGTTTCCCGACCTCTCCGCAGGACAGCTGGTTAATCGTCTCGTCAAGAGTGCTGGCCTTCCCGCCTCGGCGAAAAACCTGACTCTCCCGGACGAGCACTATGGGTACGGCTACATCCAGCCTCTCGCCGCACTCACCAGGAAAATCCCTGCAGGTTCCAAGAACGGACCCCTGAAGATCGATGAGTTGAACGCGGCCATCGGTAAAGACGGTGGTTCCGCTTCAGGCTCCCCTGCCCCCGAATCCACTTCGAGCGCCGCGTCAGCCGACTCTGACTCCGGCGGTCTGACCCCCGGCGTGATCATCGGCATCATCGTCGGTGCCCTCGTCGTTCTCGCTATCATCGTCGTGGTGGTCGTCCGCAGCAGGAAGAAGAACGGCAGCGGCCCGCCCCCGCCCCCCGGTGGTGGCTGGGGCGGCGGTGGACAGCCCGGACAGCCGCAGTATCCGGCGCAGCAGCAGTACCCGGGTTCCTACCCGCAGCAAGCGCCTCCCGCCCCGGGGTCGTACCCCCAGGCTCCGCCGCAACCGCCCTACAGCCAGAGCTAG
- a CDS encoding WXG100 family type VII secretion target, with protein MSGDESIAEEIVELGIEIVHPGGRPGELREAATQWRNLKTEVDHVFSALDKQVDSTVGHTWRGQAAEAFHEHWNQCLKATDLVTGHFDEAAAGLEKAAKAIEEVNEEIEDIYLEIGISVGVSIGMSFVTFGVSAAVGTARVAMLAEKALNAASTLGRMLRAIAHAYKSFKGINKYTEALSVFVENATTGTAGGMATSLLSGKGFEFENNLRGGIAGATFGTGAASAATRLGGGEVISGVAGGAAGGVGGDALNSWFGGEKFDTRQAGIDAVTGGAAGGAGGTMRSVDRGFRSIADDLRDTHTPESHDAARDTAWGTAVPIAGGVSANNGKDSLENVDNHSSKVQSGAGQDTRGRGSSTAEEVRRVFG; from the coding sequence ATGAGCGGAGACGAATCGATCGCCGAGGAGATCGTCGAGCTCGGAATTGAGATCGTCCATCCAGGCGGCCGACCAGGCGAACTGAGGGAGGCCGCCACACAGTGGAGAAACCTGAAAACCGAGGTCGACCATGTTTTCAGCGCCCTCGACAAACAAGTCGACTCAACTGTCGGACACACCTGGCGGGGTCAGGCAGCCGAGGCCTTTCACGAGCACTGGAATCAGTGCCTGAAGGCAACAGACCTTGTGACCGGACATTTCGATGAAGCGGCCGCCGGGCTTGAGAAGGCGGCGAAAGCCATCGAAGAGGTCAACGAGGAGATCGAGGACATCTACCTCGAGATCGGGATCTCCGTCGGAGTCTCGATCGGCATGTCGTTCGTGACCTTCGGTGTATCCGCTGCGGTCGGCACCGCACGCGTGGCAATGCTGGCCGAGAAGGCTCTGAACGCGGCCAGCACGTTAGGGCGGATGCTGCGGGCGATCGCTCACGCGTACAAGTCGTTCAAGGGCATCAACAAGTACACCGAGGCGCTCTCCGTCTTCGTCGAGAACGCCACCACCGGCACGGCCGGCGGCATGGCCACCAGCCTCCTCAGCGGCAAGGGCTTCGAGTTCGAGAACAACCTCAGGGGCGGCATCGCGGGAGCGACCTTCGGAACCGGCGCTGCCTCAGCCGCAACCCGCCTGGGCGGCGGTGAGGTGATCAGTGGTGTCGCGGGCGGGGCCGCGGGCGGCGTCGGCGGCGATGCTTTGAACTCCTGGTTCGGGGGCGAGAAATTCGACACGCGGCAGGCCGGGATCGACGCGGTCACCGGCGGTGCGGCCGGTGGCGCAGGCGGCACGATGCGAAGCGTCGACAGAGGCTTTCGAAGTATCGCGGACGACCTCAGGGACACGCACACCCCCGAAAGCCACGATGCGGCCAGGGACACCGCATGGGGCACCGCCGTTCCGATCGCCGGTGGTGTCTCGGCGAACAACGGCAAGGACAGCTTGGAAAACGTGGACAACCACAGCAGCAAGGTCCAGTCGGGCGCGGGGCAGGACACCAGGGGGCGCGGTTCCTCGACTGCCGAGGAGGTGCGACGTGTCTTCGGCTGA
- a CDS encoding SUKH-4 family immunity protein, translated as MTSENQEPAPAEALSSQEAADRIVDDWPSLKGWGVHRVVDPSGAQGAEVLRAVRERVPDSVLVDAAGRTADDVFTEVVTALGARFKTPSAWSRRLPKKPARLVLLVGADLVGRTRTSGDPRRLLQALNRLGGLGHTVFAAVRDPEFGDDSSRSLRLAAEPPALDEVPAEVRALALAEARHVPYAVWRELVAGLTGQRPDAGRTADLATEERARSLLLVDPDAETVSFRDETVARTLRGQLPAEDRARTHHHLAEHLADRLADHLADAPGQPAPTGSPGAEEPAETGSVVRYATTALAAHCAAADLAAGDTTYTRFTQLLRRTRLVAHLAPESLLEAAEGAGLDEAPAGSVLADAVHARDYALLPCDQGTWVAWLHLQATVRGDTELADGLAAAGVRTPWRVTWTRWRPPAALHLSYLAFSAVIDLMELRLDDRPVAAAVAYRDRRRHVTLYDPRSGEELATAPWELGQDPEEALPGLRWPTAGGEDDRPEPEPVNGTLLDAGPVTIGDSVVIAGHGGLFGIESAPGTPFTGITRRPGGRVEAACPALLRAPATVPRHGPAPRPADLDTLFEDEDGTLVAVPEPLLPADLTHAATREFLVDQGIPAFRDVHGLGFFGLERDPDWWSVAHGTHTGPPPPRPERLLREIAGPADSAPDDGAGSGPAAPTGPYFRIGLWMGDDIVVDGPTGAVLHLPDQDDETPGRAEIVGRSLHDFLAMVSVWLLGVHVFTVTGDSVETREIASRVKGLQSTLDPVGAAAGIWGIALMDH; from the coding sequence ATGACCAGCGAGAACCAGGAGCCCGCCCCCGCCGAAGCGTTGAGCTCCCAGGAGGCGGCCGACCGGATCGTCGACGACTGGCCCTCGCTCAAGGGCTGGGGCGTGCACCGCGTCGTGGACCCGTCCGGCGCGCAGGGCGCGGAGGTCCTGCGGGCCGTGCGCGAGCGCGTGCCCGACAGTGTCCTGGTCGACGCCGCCGGGCGCACCGCGGACGACGTGTTCACCGAGGTCGTGACCGCCCTCGGGGCACGGTTCAAGACGCCCTCCGCCTGGTCACGGAGGCTGCCGAAGAAGCCGGCGCGGCTGGTCCTGCTCGTGGGCGCCGACCTCGTCGGCCGTACGCGGACGAGCGGCGATCCGCGACGACTGCTGCAGGCCCTGAACAGGCTGGGCGGGCTGGGGCACACCGTCTTCGCGGCTGTACGCGATCCAGAGTTCGGCGACGACTCGTCCCGCTCTCTGCGCCTCGCGGCCGAGCCGCCGGCCTTGGACGAGGTTCCCGCCGAGGTGCGGGCGCTGGCGCTGGCCGAGGCGCGGCACGTGCCGTACGCCGTCTGGCGGGAGCTGGTCGCGGGCCTGACCGGACAGCGCCCCGACGCCGGCCGGACGGCGGACCTGGCCACGGAGGAGAGGGCACGGAGCCTGCTCCTCGTGGACCCGGACGCGGAGACGGTGTCGTTCCGGGACGAGACCGTCGCCCGCACGCTCCGCGGGCAGCTCCCGGCGGAGGACCGGGCCCGCACCCACCACCACCTCGCGGAACATCTCGCGGACCGGCTCGCCGATCACCTCGCCGACGCACCCGGACAGCCCGCGCCGACGGGGTCCCCGGGCGCGGAGGAACCGGCGGAGACCGGCTCCGTGGTCCGCTACGCGACGACGGCGCTCGCCGCCCACTGCGCGGCGGCCGACCTCGCCGCGGGCGACACGACGTACACCCGGTTCACCCAACTGCTGCGCCGGACCCGGCTCGTGGCCCACCTCGCGCCCGAGTCGCTGCTGGAGGCGGCCGAGGGCGCGGGCCTCGACGAGGCTCCCGCCGGATCGGTGCTCGCCGACGCCGTGCACGCGCGTGACTACGCGCTCCTGCCCTGCGACCAGGGAACCTGGGTGGCCTGGCTGCATCTCCAGGCGACGGTGCGCGGTGACACCGAACTGGCCGACGGCCTGGCCGCCGCCGGTGTCCGGACGCCCTGGCGGGTGACGTGGACGCGCTGGCGCCCGCCCGCCGCGCTGCACCTGTCCTATCTGGCCTTCTCCGCGGTCATCGACCTGATGGAACTGCGCCTCGACGACCGGCCCGTGGCCGCCGCGGTCGCCTACCGCGACCGGCGGCGCCACGTCACCCTGTACGACCCGCGGAGCGGCGAGGAACTGGCGACGGCGCCCTGGGAACTGGGCCAGGACCCCGAGGAGGCGCTGCCGGGCCTGCGCTGGCCGACCGCCGGAGGCGAGGACGACCGGCCCGAGCCCGAGCCGGTGAACGGCACACTGCTGGACGCCGGACCCGTCACCATCGGCGACAGCGTGGTGATCGCGGGCCACGGCGGCCTGTTCGGCATCGAATCCGCGCCCGGCACGCCCTTCACCGGGATCACCCGCCGCCCGGGAGGCCGCGTCGAGGCCGCCTGCCCGGCCCTCCTGAGGGCGCCCGCCACCGTCCCGCGCCACGGCCCGGCCCCCCGGCCCGCCGACCTGGACACCCTCTTCGAGGACGAGGACGGCACGCTCGTCGCCGTGCCGGAGCCGCTGCTCCCCGCGGACCTGACGCACGCGGCCACCCGTGAGTTCCTGGTCGATCAGGGGATCCCGGCGTTCCGCGACGTGCACGGCCTCGGGTTCTTCGGCCTCGAACGCGACCCCGACTGGTGGAGCGTGGCGCACGGCACCCACACCGGCCCGCCGCCGCCCCGCCCCGAGCGGCTGCTGCGCGAGATCGCGGGGCCCGCGGACAGCGCCCCCGACGACGGCGCCGGGAGCGGCCCCGCCGCGCCCACCGGCCCGTACTTCAGGATCGGCCTCTGGATGGGCGACGACATCGTCGTCGACGGCCCGACCGGCGCCGTCCTCCACCTGCCCGACCAGGACGACGAGACCCCCGGACGCGCCGAGATCGTGGGCCGGAGCCTGCACGACTTCCTCGCGATGGTCTCCGTGTGGCTGCTCGGCGTCCACGTCTTCACGGTGACCGGTGACAGCGTCGAGACCCGCGAGATCGCCTCCCGGGTCAAGGGCCTCCAGTCCACGCTGGACCCGGTCGGCGCCGCGGCCGGCATCTGGGGCATCGCACTGATGGACCACTGA
- a CDS encoding toxin glutamine deamidase domain-containing protein translates to MYADPAPHPNGKPGNQQPGPAPDNGAPATPEPDPTPPPPPPLSQGQSLQQIRDSLNHAPYGLLTPDPAHQQALVDAVPRNPDGTPQRHPDPNGTWAQLQNDGGLQQPGRSNNCLDNARAGLSTWFGDPQVSAPRTPDTNPDGSPDRISPERDSYNNLDAWAGRPQIWAGADHPNPYGRIAQHLQEAGPGSAAVVGVQWPGGGGHAFNVYNHNGNIIWVDHQTGQVSPNPIHTGAAGVRYVPFDSNGQTMDAPWEKKNDQDQQNQNQQQNQQQNQNQQNQNQTQQNQNQNQQPQQTQNQNQPQQAQQQPNQPNQQTQPNQQPQQTQQDPNQQQPQQTQQDPNQQHPQQPQSPQSPESPQSPTTPETAGYGAVPDHDGDMDMDMDHDGDTDDESDDDSYTESDAEHDAETDSDAETDSDDMDVDSDDDALTDHGDDGQTDHDGDMEVDKDSDDEQSRRDLDPTRDERNADLVREETDDVQQGVAPDPVQAKLRESHDVYRIDLDNVHQNLRDWADPETHPDAPLARLLQQASERRQAYEKAMKPLETPRRALQDAMSEERKLEKKFDDLMKKGATADATALKNGGLATARQNREAAQTAYDAAVEQHRKVDVPPTAFTDAELQEALGDNFTNMNDGEKYAVLAALARMSNAFHGDNAVGNSPERDPDGDSPYQGTTKGSGANATVNPAVNDYESTAVRRRNEAAADLPAKLRGDTDAKKAFANLRTVFDKSVADDPDLTPVKRRKIKELMEAALAAGTGPDMTGKNYAVVELVDADGNRTYVVDSSVPAGSDAVRPLHSEAHLLNWVDHINAATSDGTAPPRYEIAGLYTEREPCGSRELNPGYAECSKTIAAHESMNGVPVYYGTTYRHSDAAQKQAMDAELSDHLAVVAETWIRVRAQMYGLA, encoded by the coding sequence GTGTACGCCGATCCCGCCCCGCACCCGAACGGCAAGCCCGGCAACCAGCAGCCCGGCCCCGCCCCCGACAACGGAGCACCTGCCACCCCGGAGCCGGACCCGACGCCGCCCCCGCCCCCGCCGCTGTCGCAGGGCCAGAGTCTCCAGCAGATTCGGGACAGCCTGAACCACGCCCCGTACGGCCTGTTGACCCCCGACCCGGCGCATCAGCAGGCGCTGGTGGACGCGGTTCCGCGGAATCCGGACGGCACCCCGCAGCGCCACCCTGATCCCAACGGGACCTGGGCCCAGCTCCAGAACGACGGCGGCCTGCAGCAGCCCGGCCGTTCCAACAACTGTCTGGACAACGCCCGCGCGGGCCTGTCGACGTGGTTCGGCGACCCGCAGGTGTCGGCTCCGCGTACCCCCGACACGAACCCGGACGGCAGCCCGGACCGGATCTCGCCCGAGCGGGACTCGTACAACAACCTGGACGCCTGGGCGGGCCGCCCGCAGATCTGGGCCGGCGCCGACCACCCCAACCCCTACGGCCGCATCGCGCAGCACCTCCAGGAGGCCGGCCCGGGATCGGCCGCCGTGGTCGGTGTGCAGTGGCCCGGCGGTGGCGGACACGCGTTCAACGTCTACAACCACAACGGCAACATCATCTGGGTCGACCACCAGACCGGCCAGGTCTCGCCGAACCCGATCCACACCGGCGCGGCCGGCGTCCGCTACGTCCCCTTCGACTCCAACGGGCAGACCATGGACGCCCCGTGGGAAAAGAAGAACGACCAGGACCAGCAGAACCAGAACCAGCAGCAGAACCAGCAGCAGAACCAGAACCAGCAGAACCAGAACCAGACTCAGCAGAACCAGAACCAGAACCAGCAGCCGCAGCAGACCCAGAATCAGAACCAGCCTCAGCAGGCTCAACAGCAGCCCAACCAGCCCAACCAGCAGACCCAGCCCAACCAGCAACCCCAGCAGACCCAGCAGGACCCGAACCAGCAGCAACCCCAGCAGACCCAGCAGGACCCGAACCAGCAGCACCCGCAGCAGCCCCAATCCCCCCAGTCCCCCGAATCCCCCCAATCCCCCACCACCCCGGAAACGGCCGGCTACGGCGCCGTGCCGGACCACGACGGGGACATGGACATGGACATGGACCACGACGGGGACACGGACGACGAATCCGACGACGACTCGTACACCGAATCCGACGCCGAACACGACGCGGAGACCGACTCGGACGCGGAGACCGACTCGGACGACATGGACGTCGACTCCGACGACGACGCGCTGACCGACCACGGCGACGACGGGCAGACGGACCACGACGGCGACATGGAGGTCGACAAGGACTCCGACGACGAGCAGAGTCGCCGGGATCTCGACCCCACCCGCGACGAGCGCAACGCCGACCTCGTCCGCGAGGAGACCGACGACGTTCAGCAGGGAGTCGCCCCGGACCCGGTCCAGGCCAAACTCCGGGAGTCGCACGACGTCTACCGGATCGACCTGGACAACGTGCATCAGAACCTGCGCGACTGGGCCGATCCGGAGACGCACCCCGACGCCCCGCTGGCCCGGTTGCTCCAGCAGGCGTCCGAGCGGCGGCAGGCGTACGAGAAGGCCATGAAGCCGCTCGAGACGCCGCGGCGGGCCTTGCAGGACGCGATGAGCGAGGAACGGAAGCTCGAGAAGAAGTTCGACGACCTCATGAAGAAGGGCGCGACGGCCGACGCCACCGCGCTCAAGAACGGCGGCCTCGCCACTGCCAGGCAGAACAGGGAGGCGGCGCAGACCGCCTACGACGCCGCGGTCGAGCAGCACCGTAAGGTCGACGTCCCGCCGACGGCCTTCACCGACGCCGAGCTCCAGGAGGCGCTGGGCGACAACTTCACGAACATGAACGACGGCGAGAAGTACGCCGTCCTCGCCGCACTCGCCCGTATGAGCAACGCCTTCCACGGTGACAACGCGGTCGGCAACAGCCCCGAGCGCGACCCCGACGGCGACAGCCCCTACCAGGGCACCACCAAGGGCAGCGGCGCCAACGCCACGGTCAACCCCGCCGTCAACGACTACGAGTCCACAGCGGTCCGGCGGCGCAACGAGGCGGCGGCCGACCTCCCCGCGAAACTGCGCGGAGACACGGACGCGAAGAAGGCGTTCGCCAACCTGCGGACCGTCTTCGACAAATCCGTGGCCGACGACCCCGACCTGACCCCCGTCAAGCGCCGGAAGATCAAGGAGCTGATGGAGGCGGCCCTGGCGGCCGGTACGGGCCCCGACATGACCGGCAAGAACTACGCGGTCGTCGAACTCGTCGACGCCGACGGCAACCGTACGTACGTCGTCGACTCCTCCGTCCCCGCGGGCAGCGACGCCGTACGCCCCCTGCACTCCGAGGCGCACCTGCTGAACTGGGTCGACCACATCAACGCCGCCACGTCGGACGGAACCGCACCACCCCGGTACGAGATCGCCGGCCTCTACACGGAGCGGGAGCCCTGCGGTTCGAGAGAGCTCAATCCCGGGTACGCCGAGTGCTCCAAGACCATCGCCGCGCACGAGTCCATGAACGGCGTACCGGTGTATTACGGTACGACCTACCGCCACTCGGACGCCGCGCAGAAGCAGGCGATGGACGCGGAGCTGAGCGACCACCTGGCCGTGGTCGCGGAGACCTGGATCCGAGTGAGGGCACAGATGTACGGACTCGCCTGA
- a CDS encoding SUKH-4 family immunity protein has translation MTTPDQDQTRHQGPAPDARAVTGPGNTAVFTYIDPRTGEETYLTRVSAPGLPHVEYQGWTDLSRLAVPAGNVLAVHTDLSPSSLPGGYTLEALTAGFPTASLSSSHGYGRDAAERAAGVAALTAQVESMARLTGQAPPPHPHRVPAPDPATAPAPYAESLSGALPERLGVLRYDSALVAGAPLPDAARSTLTGTGVPADVRFFFTADRPDDPPAGGLFADAATQLRAAGAELSPSAAEVLSAHTRIGTDGRYVITVQQGAGSVWAANPETGSGRYVNGSVAAFAHSLAALVATRDLMLGMNPYEAGAAVAELQDRLFGLDATCFESSGTWWSVIVEQMWHGLF, from the coding sequence GTGACCACCCCCGACCAGGACCAGACCCGGCACCAGGGCCCGGCGCCGGACGCCCGCGCCGTGACCGGCCCGGGGAACACGGCCGTGTTCACGTACATCGACCCGCGCACCGGCGAGGAGACGTACCTGACCCGCGTCTCCGCCCCCGGCCTGCCGCACGTCGAGTACCAGGGCTGGACGGACCTGAGCCGCCTGGCCGTCCCCGCGGGGAACGTGCTGGCGGTCCACACCGACCTCAGCCCCTCCTCGCTCCCCGGCGGCTACACCCTCGAAGCCCTCACCGCCGGTTTCCCGACCGCGTCCCTCTCGTCCAGCCACGGCTACGGCCGGGACGCGGCCGAGCGGGCGGCTGGGGTCGCCGCGCTCACCGCGCAGGTGGAGTCGATGGCGCGGCTCACGGGTCAGGCACCGCCGCCGCACCCGCACCGGGTGCCGGCGCCCGACCCGGCGACAGCTCCCGCGCCCTATGCGGAGAGTCTCTCCGGGGCGCTGCCGGAGCGGCTCGGGGTCCTGCGCTACGACAGCGCGCTGGTCGCCGGGGCCCCGCTGCCCGACGCGGCGCGGTCCACGCTGACCGGCACCGGCGTCCCGGCGGACGTCCGTTTCTTCTTCACCGCGGACCGGCCCGACGACCCGCCGGCGGGCGGCCTGTTCGCGGACGCGGCCACGCAACTGCGGGCGGCGGGCGCCGAGTTGTCGCCCAGCGCCGCCGAGGTGCTCTCCGCGCACACCCGGATCGGCACCGACGGGCGGTACGTGATCACGGTGCAGCAGGGGGCGGGTTCCGTGTGGGCCGCCAACCCCGAGACGGGCAGCGGCCGTTATGTGAACGGCTCGGTCGCCGCCTTCGCGCACTCCCTCGCCGCACTCGTCGCGACCCGCGACCTGATGCTGGGTATGAACCCCTACGAGGCGGGTGCGGCGGTCGCCGAGCTCCAGGACCGCCTCTTCGGCCTCGACGCCACCTGCTTCGAGAGTTCCGGCACTTGGTGGTCGGTGATCGTGGAGCAGATGTGGCACGGCCTGTTCTGA
- a CDS encoding ATP-binding protein, with the protein MSEPSSPTPPSGDGRSGGAGSGDTGGGGAGRGHEPHPFIGGRTAALRDLAAWRAGAPGAPRVTLVTGSPGSGRTRLLTGFLMLCDPGYRERVDLARLDPATVPPPLPAPAVPSAAGRTPAQVLWLLADHFGIDAARDTQVYEALDAGDGERAVVVVDVDRAGPVRAGHGPERMARELLVPLGALGSVRLLADVPRAAAALISSALPPGTVRVIDLDAPEYADPAGLLLQAEAALDPASGASAQPFTVDAGARRELAGALAARAAAGGAGGSRLIVQLAVAGWLLAPEPAPSPQAHAPATLTDVLDLHAHRLGADPAVLRAMLAPLALAEGDGLPLHLWVPLASALAGRDMAAEIAAGMLLAGPFLRTTEAETGAGTESGALIALDHPALAAAIRAELPDAAAAHLSVATELLGRVPGQDWSLADPYVRDAIVGHALGAGQLPRLLTDPSLMAYADPVVLRAAVEEVAADEAAAGQLQDAARTYLWAAPLLTRTLADPPLRARVLAAAFDEDGLPAYAQALRDRPELAVPDAPPAVTPPPTLPRPQPMETQA; encoded by the coding sequence ATGAGCGAGCCGAGCAGCCCGACGCCGCCGTCCGGCGACGGCCGGAGCGGTGGCGCGGGGAGCGGGGACACGGGAGGCGGCGGCGCGGGGCGAGGCCATGAGCCGCATCCGTTCATCGGCGGGCGGACCGCCGCGCTGCGCGACCTGGCCGCGTGGCGGGCCGGTGCGCCGGGCGCGCCCCGGGTCACGCTGGTCACCGGCTCTCCGGGGTCCGGCCGCACGCGGCTGCTGACCGGCTTCCTGATGCTCTGCGACCCCGGGTACCGGGAGCGCGTCGACCTCGCGCGCCTCGATCCGGCGACCGTCCCTCCCCCGCTTCCGGCACCCGCCGTGCCCAGCGCCGCGGGCCGCACGCCCGCACAGGTGCTGTGGCTGCTCGCGGACCACTTCGGCATCGACGCGGCCCGCGACACGCAGGTGTACGAGGCCCTGGACGCGGGCGACGGCGAGCGCGCCGTCGTCGTGGTCGATGTGGACCGGGCCGGTCCGGTGCGGGCGGGCCACGGCCCGGAGCGCATGGCGCGCGAGCTGCTGGTGCCGCTGGGCGCGCTCGGTTCCGTACGGCTGCTGGCCGACGTTCCCCGGGCGGCCGCGGCACTGATCAGTTCGGCGCTGCCGCCCGGCACGGTCCGGGTCATCGATCTGGACGCGCCCGAGTACGCCGATCCGGCGGGGCTCCTGCTCCAGGCCGAGGCGGCCCTCGACCCCGCGTCCGGCGCCTCCGCGCAGCCGTTCACGGTGGATGCCGGAGCGCGGCGGGAGCTGGCCGGCGCCCTCGCGGCGCGGGCCGCCGCCGGGGGCGCGGGCGGCAGCCGTCTGATCGTCCAGCTGGCCGTCGCCGGCTGGCTGTTGGCCCCCGAGCCCGCGCCGTCGCCGCAGGCGCACGCGCCCGCCACACTCACCGACGTCCTCGACCTGCACGCACACCGGCTCGGCGCCGACCCCGCCGTGCTGCGGGCGATGCTGGCGCCGCTGGCCCTCGCCGAGGGCGACGGGCTGCCCCTGCACCTGTGGGTGCCGCTCGCCTCCGCGCTGGCCGGGCGGGACATGGCGGCGGAGATCGCCGCGGGCATGCTGCTCGCCGGACCCTTCCTGCGGACCACTGAGGCGGAGACCGGTGCCGGGACGGAGTCCGGGGCCCTGATCGCCCTGGACCACCCCGCCCTCGCCGCGGCGATCCGTGCCGAGCTGCCCGACGCGGCCGCCGCGCACCTGAGCGTCGCCACGGAGTTGCTCGGCCGGGTCCCCGGACAGGACTGGTCGCTGGCGGACCCCTATGTGCGGGACGCCATCGTGGGGCACGCGCTGGGGGCGGGCCAGTTGCCGCGGTTGCTCACCGACCCGTCGCTGATGGCGTACGCCGACCCGGTCGTGCTGCGCGCGGCCGTCGAGGAGGTCGCCGCGGACGAGGCGGCGGCCGGGCAGCTCCAGGACGCGGCCCGCACCTATCTGTGGGCGGCGCCGCTGCTCACCCGTACCCTGGCCGACCCTCCGCTGCGGGCGCGGGTGCTCGCCGCCGCGTTCGACGAGGACGGACTGCCCGCGTACGCCCAGGCCCTGCGCGACCGGCCGGAGCTTGCCGTCCCGGACGCCCCGCCGGCCGTGACACCACCTCCGACCCTGCCCCGCCCTCAGCCGATGGAGACCCAGGCGTGA